One Carassius carassius chromosome 20, fCarCar2.1, whole genome shotgun sequence DNA segment encodes these proteins:
- the bcl6ab gene encoding BCL6A transcription repressor b: protein MSGAADGCIKFTRHAGDVLFNFNRLRSRNILTDVTIVVGGQQFRAHKTVLMACSGLFYSMFAEAHKSNLGIISLDPNVDPDGFAILLEFMYTSCLTLKDNFIIATLNTATYLQMEHVMDTCQRFIDSRGLCVKQSRAEMLVNHGCLSSEAPFLLSDALNTQSMNFSTYAPPSLHYSVNTSTENPSCFYRHLPLPMDTSNTTNPLWQIPKTGVIARQQHSPPDRTETNGGATEAREERNRPSVLFRSARAEGDRKTPLLNAEVENTEPCHSSGPKSPLRSDCQPNSPAESSSCSRGVASPPSSISHPKVRNWKKYKFIVLNSTDGADDKSSPTPSHTAAESTNKSSEAWGKLIMDSSSADECIKKEEHDSSLPNTLTEESSTRPTRSERDGIYCNDCESRSESDAERPRWLQDGKPYRCSRCQAMFCYNANLASHKSVHTGEKPYRCSVCGAQFNRPANLKTHSRIHSGEKPYKCETCGSRFVQVAHLRAHVLIHTGEKPYPCDICGTHFRHLQTLKSHLRIHTGEKPYHCENCDLHFRHKSQLRLHLRQKHGAVTNTKVQSGRSSSLVTS, encoded by the exons ATGTCAGGTGCAGCAGACGGCTGCATTAAGTTCACTCGCCATGCTGGTGATGTGCTGTTCAACTTCAACCGCCTCCGCAGCAGAAACATCCTGACCGATGTCACCATTGTGGTCGGTGGGCAGCAGTTTCGGGCCCATAAGACAGTTTTGATGGCGTGCAG TGGCCTCTTCTACTCCATGTTTGCAGAGGCTCATAAAAGCAACTTGGGCATCATAAGTTTAGATCCAAATGTGGACCCCGATGGCTTCGCCATATTATTGGAGTTCATGTATACGTCTTGCCTCACGCTTAAAGATAACTTTATTATAGCCACCCTCAACACAGCCACATACTTACAGATGGAGCATGTGATGGACACATGCCAGAGGTTCATAGACTCCAG GGGCTTGTGTGTaaagcagagcagagcagagatgctGGTTAATCACGGCTGTTTATCTTCAGAAGCTCCCTTCCTCCTCAGCGATGCCCTGAACACCCAATCCATGAACTTTAGCACTTACGCTCCTCCCAGCTTGCACTATTCAGTCAACACTTCCACCGAAAACCCTTCTTGCTTCTACAGACATCTACCTCTCCCCATGGACACCTCCAACACCACAAACCCGCTCTGGCAGATCCCAAAGACGGGCGTAATAGCCCGCCAGCAGCACTCCCCTCCAGACAGGACCGAGACTAACGGAGGAGCCACAGAGGCTAGAGAGGAGAGGAACCGTCCATCTGTGCTCTTCCGTTCAGCTCGAGCCGAGGGAGACAGGAAGACTCCTCTTCTGAATGCAGAGGTGGAGAACACTGAGCCGTGTCACAGCAGCGGCCCCAAGAGCCCTCTCAGATCAGACTGCCAACCCAACTCACCCGCAGAGTCCAGCAGCTGCAGTCGAGGAGTGGCGTCTCCTCCCAGCTCCATCAGTCACCCAAAGGTGCGCAACTGGAAGAAATACAAGTTCATTGTGCTGAACTCCACAGACGGGGCGGATGACAAGAGCTCACCGACTCCATCCCACACGGCTGCAGAATCCACCAACAAGAGCAGTGAAGCTTGGGGGAAGCTCATTATGGATAGTAG CTCTGCAGATGAGTGCATCAAAAAAGAGGAGCACGACTCTTCACTTCCCAACACTTTGACCGAGGAGAGCAGCACTCGACCCACACGATCAG AGCGGGACGGAATCTACTGTAACGACTGTGAGTCCAGGAGCGAATCTGATGCAGAAAGGCCACGGTGGCTGCAGGACGGAAAACCGTACAGATGTAGCCGCTGCCAGGCCATGTTCTGCTATAACGCAAACCTAGCGAGCCACAAGTCCGTCCACACAG GAGAGAAACCGTACCGCTGCAGCGTGTGTGGAGCGCAGTTCAACAGACCTGCCAATCTGAAGACTCACTCACGGATCCACTCAGGAGAAAAACCATACAAATGTGAAACCTGTGGCTCACGCTTCGTCCAG GTGGCTCATCTGAGGGCTCACGTACTGatccacaccggagagaaaccgtACCCGTGTGACATCTGCGGCACGCACTTCCGCCACCTTCAGACGCTGAAGAGTCACTTACGAATACACACAGGAGAGAAACCTTATCAT TGTGAGAATTGTGACCTGCACTTCCGCCACAAGAGTCAGCTGCGTCTGCATCTGCGACAAAAGCACGGGGCCGTCACCAACACCAAGGTCCAGTCCGGCAGAAGCTCCTCCCTCGTGACCTCTTGA
- the fam78ba gene encoding protein FAM78B, whose translation MNILLKYILLFPSLATLTPLISRTMGCIQSIACKPRIRRENIVVYEVSASIDQCPTIIEENSPIVLRYKTPYFRASAGVVMPPVPRNETWTVGWIQACTQMEFFNTYGDIGMSSWELPELREGRVKAISDSDGVSYPWYGNTTETVTLSGPTSKPSRLTVSMNDNFYPSVTWAVPISNSNTPMLTHITRDQSFITWLVALNADTKERIVLQTVRWRMRVDIEVDPSMPLGSRAKLMGRQHQEQPHILSNNEPIPPNALGRPNANDAQVLMWRPRRGQPLVVIPPK comes from the exons ATGAATATATTGCTCAAATATATCCTCCTTTTTCCGTCATTGGCCACATTGACACCTCTAATAAGCAGGACCATGGGTTGCATTCAGAGCATCGCCTGCAAGCCCCGTATCCGACGGGAGAACATAGTGGTCTATGAGGTCTCAGCCTCCATTGACCAATGCCCGACCATCATTGAGGAGAATTCGCCCATTGTCCTGCGATACAAGACCCCGTACTTCAGAGCATCGGCCGGGGTCGTGATGCCCCCGGTCCCCAGAAACGAAACATGGACCGTGGGCTGGATTCAGGCGTGCACCCAAATGGAGTTCTTCAATACATATGGTGATATTGGCAT GTCCAGCTGGGAATTACCTGAGCTTCGAGAAGGACGGGTGAAGGCCATAAGCGATTCTGACGGCGTCAGTTATCCCTGGTACGGTAACACCACCGAAACAGTGACCCTCTCAGGCCCCACGTCCAAGCCGTCCCGGCTAACGGTGAGTATGAACGACAACTTCTACCCCAGCGTGACTTGGGCGGTGCCCATCAGCAACAGCAACACGCCCATGCTCACGCACATCACCAGAGACCAGAGCTTCATCACCTGGCTGGTGGCGCTAAACGCAGACACCAAAGAGCGTATCGTTCTTCAGACGGTGCGCTGGCGTATGCGTGTAGACATTGAGGTGGATCCTTCCATGCCGCTTGGTTCTCGTGCCAAACTGATGGGACGGCAGCACCAGGAACAGCCGCACATTCTCAGCAACAACGAGCCCATCCCGCCCAATGCTCTGGGCAGGCCCAATGCCAACGATGCCCAGGTGCTAATGTGGAGGCCCAGGAGAGGACAACCTCTGGTAGTGATACCACCCAAATAG
- the LOC132096824 gene encoding UMP-CMP kinase-like isoform X2 — MVMENYSYTHLSAGDLLREERSRSGSEFGQLIDTYIKEGKIVPVEITISLLKKAMEETMKADDKNFRFLIDGFPRNQDNLQGWNHVMDGKADVKFVLFFDCGNEVCIDRCLERGKSSGRTDDNRESLEKRIQTYLQSTRPIIEQYEKQGKVRTIDASQSVDEVFADVKNILEKEG, encoded by the exons ATGGTGATGGAG AACTACAGCTACACTCACCTGTCTGCCGGAGACCTGCTGAGAGAGGAGCGCAGCCGCAGCGGCTCTGAGTTTGGGCAGCTCATCGACACCTACATCAAAGAGGGCAAGATAGTTCCTGTTGAAATCACCATCAGCTTGCTGAAAAAG GCAATGGAAGAGACCATGAAAGCCGATGACAAGAATTTCCGGTTTCTTATCGATGGGTTCCCACGAAACCAAGACAATCTGCAGGGCTGGAACCATGTCATGGATGGGAAGGCCGATGTCAAGTTTGTGCTTTTCTTTGACTGTGGTAATGAG GTTTGTATTGACAGATGTTTAGAGCGGGGCAAGAGCAGCGGACGCACCGATGACAACAGAGAAAGTCTAGAGAAAAG GATCCAGACGTACCTCCAGTCCACACGGCCCATCATAGAGCAGTACGAGAAGCAGGGGAAGGTGCGCACGATTGATGCCTCCCAATCAGTGGATGAG GTGTTTGCAGATGTGAAGAACATTCTGGAAAAAGAAGGCTAA
- the LOC132096824 gene encoding UMP-CMP kinase-like isoform X1 — MIVTLLHRLKELPRVVHRLSVMMKPQVVFVLGGPGAGKGTQCARIVENYSYTHLSAGDLLREERSRSGSEFGQLIDTYIKEGKIVPVEITISLLKKAMEETMKADDKNFRFLIDGFPRNQDNLQGWNHVMDGKADVKFVLFFDCGNEVCIDRCLERGKSSGRTDDNRESLEKRIQTYLQSTRPIIEQYEKQGKVRTIDASQSVDEVFADVKNILEKEG, encoded by the exons ATGATTGTGACTCTGCTGCACAGGCTGAAGGAGCTCCCACGCGTCGTGCACAGGCTGAGTGTGATGATGAAGCCGCAGGTCGTGTTTGTTCTGGGCGGGCCTGGCGCGGGGAAGGGGACACAATGCGCGAGAATCGTGGAG AACTACAGCTACACTCACCTGTCTGCCGGAGACCTGCTGAGAGAGGAGCGCAGCCGCAGCGGCTCTGAGTTTGGGCAGCTCATCGACACCTACATCAAAGAGGGCAAGATAGTTCCTGTTGAAATCACCATCAGCTTGCTGAAAAAG GCAATGGAAGAGACCATGAAAGCCGATGACAAGAATTTCCGGTTTCTTATCGATGGGTTCCCACGAAACCAAGACAATCTGCAGGGCTGGAACCATGTCATGGATGGGAAGGCCGATGTCAAGTTTGTGCTTTTCTTTGACTGTGGTAATGAG GTTTGTATTGACAGATGTTTAGAGCGGGGCAAGAGCAGCGGACGCACCGATGACAACAGAGAAAGTCTAGAGAAAAG GATCCAGACGTACCTCCAGTCCACACGGCCCATCATAGAGCAGTACGAGAAGCAGGGGAAGGTGCGCACGATTGATGCCTCCCAATCAGTGGATGAG GTGTTTGCAGATGTGAAGAACATTCTGGAAAAAGAAGGCTAA